The Montipora capricornis isolate CH-2021 chromosome 3, ASM3666992v2, whole genome shotgun sequence genome window below encodes:
- the LOC138039855 gene encoding uncharacterized protein, with protein sequence MVENLRNVLEKSMEQWKLSLMSNGEDLGEVNVKRGIFQGDSLSPLLFVLSMVPLSLILRKVNGYYEWGKKDYKLNHLLYMDDLKLFAKSEEQIDTLARTVHVLSTDIGMEFGMKKCEIRTMKRGKVVRCKGIMLPNNEVMKEIERKDTHIWV encoded by the coding sequence ATGGTAGAAAATTTGAGAAATGTATTGGAAAAGAGTATGGAGCAATGGAAGTTATCCCTGATGTCTAATGGTGAAGATCTTGGGGAGGTAAATGTGAAGAGAGGGATATTTCAAGGAGACAGCCTGTCGCCACTATTGTTTGTTTTGAGTATGGTACCATTGTCGTTGATACTTAGGAAGGTAAATGGATACTATGAATGGGGAAAGAAAGACTACAAGCTAAATCATTTGTTATATATGGATGATTTGAAGTTGTTTGCCAAGAGTGAAGAACAAATTGACACACTTGCGAGAACTGTTCATGTCTTAAGTACTGATATTGGGATGGAGTTTGGAATGAAAAAATGTGAAATTCGTACCATGAAGAGAGGGAAAGTTGTTAGATGTAAAGGAATAATGCTTCCAAATAATGAAGTAATGAAGGAGATTGAAAGGAAGGATACACATATTTGGGTATAG